The following are encoded together in the Zingiber officinale cultivar Zhangliang chromosome 8A, Zo_v1.1, whole genome shotgun sequence genome:
- the LOC122009403 gene encoding ubinuclein-1-like isoform X1: MDSAARASSSSFPTTSSASAAAPPLPHLPTAAVAAVAPSSSAAASLQNEPPPTDGAQRLRFSVTLKPGETTIVSWKRLLKDNDKGQRSPPVAALADRPLAAQSGEVDAPSAADPKDAVPPPNRFSAVIEKIERLYVGNQSSDEELDGIPDDDQYDTEDSFIDDAELDEYFQVDKMSTKHNGYFVNKGKLEQIESSLTPKEAPKKRRRKDTPKLHGDGSHIIVSNDPANAGKVRAKDAARSSSVAGRKLNHAKVYASYGEHYNEEGRSLKYRPKATTTVSKRKSVDFTTTSEEQSIARLPYKDISSTPSGLKDFDKHKANVGTSHRSRASDFLDQAHRDKGQVYFQSKKLLNGGTREASTKVRHADRYNSGDAFSMNSSGSSYHVHSAQKPFSRVKEGSSVRPKGTTLERAIRDLEMIVAECRPPTLIVRDADPAFQSIKRRLPQPVKQKLAKVARLSASQGKISEDELVDRLMGILGHLMQRKTLKKNMRAMVELGNSAKQQKANRFEQIKKEVNEMVRARVSQLKSQLAEQQEGSTIDFRETNNDERRALKGSMDSSLEDKICELYDLYVEGMDEDKGPQSRKLYLELAELWPNGYMDNIGIKDAIYRSKERKRALLQHKARDEERIKRKKLASAIRAGESSPASQSRGSQEKTFPAIDTAAKYLPTTKLVPNQVLCSTSTAVDATLPYTNSIQPVSKNSDKARNADARTNHEDVKKNLRRKMESESSETRVHPDKLLSQHAMDKQKSPKLPDETNASNHPKPNPESAGPPGSDQAN, translated from the exons ATGGATTCCGCCGCTAgggcttcctcctcttccttccccaCCACTTCTTCCGCTTCCGCTGCCGCCCCGCCGCTGCCGCATCTCCCGACGGCAGCGGTGGCAGCAGTGGCGCCTTCGTCATCGGCTGCCGCCTCCCTGCAGAACGAGCCGCCGCCTACTGACGGGGCCCAGAGGCTTCGGTTCTCGGTGACCCTCAAGCCCGGGGAGACCACCATTGTGTCCTGGAAGCGTTTGCTTAAGGATAACGACAAGGGGCAAAGATCCCCTCCCGTTGCTGCCCTCGCTGACCGGCCCCTCGCTGCTCAGTCCGGAGAAGTCGATGCG CCTTCAGCAGCAGATCCAAAAGATGCAGTTCCGCCTCCAAACCGCTTTAGCGCAGTTATAGAGAAGATTGAACGCCTGTACGTG GGAAACCAAAGTAGTGATGAAGAACTTGATGGCATCCCAGATGATGATCAATATGACACGGAGGATTCATTTATAGATGATGCTGAATTG gATGAGTACTTTCAAGTAGACAAAATGTCGACAAAACATAATGGATATTTTGTCAACAAAGGAAAGTTAGAGCAAAT TGAGTCTAGCTTGACACCTAAAGAGGCAccaaagaaaaggagaagaaaggatACGCCCAAGCTGCATGGCGATGGTAGTCATATCATAGTTTCTAATGACCCAGCAAATGCTGGCAAAGTACGAGCTAAAGATGCTGCTAGGAGCAGTTCAGTGGCGGGAAGGAAATTAAATCATGCAAAAGTTTATGCATCATATGGTGAACATTACAATGAGGAAGGAAGATCGTTAAAATATCGACCAAAAGCTACTACAACAGTCAGTAAAAGGAAATCTGTGGATTTCACCACCACATCAGAAGAACAATCAATCGCAAGACTACCATATAAAGACATTTCATCTACACCTTCTGGGTTGAAGGATTTTGATAAGCATAAAGCCAATGTTGGAACTTCTCACAGGTCAAGGGCAAGTGACTTTTTAGACCAAGCACATCGTGATAAAGGACAAGTATATTTTCAGTCAAAAAAGTTGCTAAATGGTGGAACTAGGGAGGCATCCACAAAAGTCAGACATGCAGATAGATACAATTCTGGTGATGCTTTTTCTATGAATTCCTCTGGGAGTTCATATCATGTACATTCAGCG CAGAAACCATTCTCAAGGGTGAAAGAAGGCTCTTCTGTTAGACCTAAAGGTACAACACTTGAACGGGCTATACGCGATCTCGAAATGATAGTGGCTGAAT GTAGACCACCAACTCTTATTGTTCGAGATGCAGATCCTGCATTTCAAAGCATCAAAAGGAGACTTCCCCAGCCTGTAAAACAGAAGCTTGCTAAAGTAGCCCGATTATCG GCGAGCCAAGGTAAAATTTCAGAAGATGAGTTGGTAGATCGACTTATGGGCATTCTAGGTCACCTAATGCAGCGCAAGACATTGAAG AAAAACATGCGAGCAATGGTTGAGTTAGGCAATTCAGCAAAACAGCAGAAAGCCAATAGATTCGAACAGATAAAAAAGGAGGTTAATGAGATGGTTAGAGCACGGGTTTCTCAGTTGAAGTCCCAG TTGGCTGAGCAACAAGAAGGTTCAACTATTGACTTTAGGGAAACCAATAATGATGAAAGAAGAGCCCTGAAAGGAAGTATGGATTCTTCACTAGAAGACAAAATTTGTGAACTCTATGATTTGTATGTTGAG GGAATGGACGAGGACAAAGGCCCTCAAAGCAGGAAACTCTATTTAGAG CTTGCAGAATTGTGGCCAAATGGTTACATGGATAACATAGGCATCAAAGATGCTATTTACAGATCGAAAGAAAGGAAAAGAGCACTTTTGCAGCATAAG GCTCGTGATGAAGagagaatcaaaagaaaaaagtTGGCTTCCGCGATTAGAGCAGGCGAATCCAGTCCAGCTTCTCAATCACGGGGTTCACAAGAGAAGACATTTCCTGCCATTGATACAGCTGCCAAGTACCTCCCAACCACTAAGCTTGTTCCTAATCAAGTTTTGTGTTCAACCAGCACAGCCGTGGATGCAACACTACCTTATACTAATTCTATCCAACCTGTATCGAAAAATTCTGACAAGGCTAGAAATGCTGATGCGAGAACAAACCACGAGGATGTAAAGAAaaatttgagaaggaagatggaATCTGAGTCGAGCGAGACCCGTGTTCATCCCGATAAGCTCCTGTCTCAGCATGCCATGGATAAACAAAAGTCTCCTAAGCTTCCTGATGAAACAAATGCAAGCAATCATCCTAAGCCGAACCCTGAATCGGCTGGCCCTCCAGGTTCTGACCAGGCAAACTGA
- the LOC122009403 gene encoding ubinuclein-1-like isoform X5: protein MDSAARASSSSFPTTSSASAAAPPLPHLPTAAVAAVAPSSSAAASLQNEPPPTDGAQRLRFSVTLKPGETTIVSWKRLLKDNDKGQRSPPVAALADRPLAAQSGEVDAPSAADPKDAVPPPNRFSAVIEKIERLYVGNQSSDEELDGIPDDDQYDTEDSFIDDAELDEYFQVDKMSTKHNGYFVNKGKLEQIESSLTPKEAPKKRRRKDTPKLHGDGSHIIVSNDPANAGKVRAKDAARSSSVAGRKLNHAKVYASYGEHYNEEGRSLKYRPKATTTVSKRKSVDFTTTSEEQSIARLPYKDISSTPSGLKDFDKHKANVGTSHRSRASDFLDQAHRDKGQVYFQSKKLLNGGTREASTKVRHADRYNSGDAFSMNSSGSSYHVHSAQKPFSRVKEGSSVRPKGTTLERAIRDLEMIVAECRPPTLIVRDADPAFQSIKRRLPQPVKQKLAKVARLSASQGKISEDELVDRLMGILGHLMQRKTLKKNMRAMVELGNSAKQQKANRFEQIKKEVNEMVRARVSQLKSQLAEQQEGSTIDFRETNNDERRALKGSMDSSLEDKICELYDLYVEGMDEDKGPQSRKLYLELAELWPNGYMDNIGIKDAIYRSKERKRALLQHKARDEERIKRKKLASAIRAGESSPASQSRGSQEKTFPAIDTAAKLEMLMREQTTRM from the exons ATGGATTCCGCCGCTAgggcttcctcctcttccttccccaCCACTTCTTCCGCTTCCGCTGCCGCCCCGCCGCTGCCGCATCTCCCGACGGCAGCGGTGGCAGCAGTGGCGCCTTCGTCATCGGCTGCCGCCTCCCTGCAGAACGAGCCGCCGCCTACTGACGGGGCCCAGAGGCTTCGGTTCTCGGTGACCCTCAAGCCCGGGGAGACCACCATTGTGTCCTGGAAGCGTTTGCTTAAGGATAACGACAAGGGGCAAAGATCCCCTCCCGTTGCTGCCCTCGCTGACCGGCCCCTCGCTGCTCAGTCCGGAGAAGTCGATGCG CCTTCAGCAGCAGATCCAAAAGATGCAGTTCCGCCTCCAAACCGCTTTAGCGCAGTTATAGAGAAGATTGAACGCCTGTACGTG GGAAACCAAAGTAGTGATGAAGAACTTGATGGCATCCCAGATGATGATCAATATGACACGGAGGATTCATTTATAGATGATGCTGAATTG gATGAGTACTTTCAAGTAGACAAAATGTCGACAAAACATAATGGATATTTTGTCAACAAAGGAAAGTTAGAGCAAAT TGAGTCTAGCTTGACACCTAAAGAGGCAccaaagaaaaggagaagaaaggatACGCCCAAGCTGCATGGCGATGGTAGTCATATCATAGTTTCTAATGACCCAGCAAATGCTGGCAAAGTACGAGCTAAAGATGCTGCTAGGAGCAGTTCAGTGGCGGGAAGGAAATTAAATCATGCAAAAGTTTATGCATCATATGGTGAACATTACAATGAGGAAGGAAGATCGTTAAAATATCGACCAAAAGCTACTACAACAGTCAGTAAAAGGAAATCTGTGGATTTCACCACCACATCAGAAGAACAATCAATCGCAAGACTACCATATAAAGACATTTCATCTACACCTTCTGGGTTGAAGGATTTTGATAAGCATAAAGCCAATGTTGGAACTTCTCACAGGTCAAGGGCAAGTGACTTTTTAGACCAAGCACATCGTGATAAAGGACAAGTATATTTTCAGTCAAAAAAGTTGCTAAATGGTGGAACTAGGGAGGCATCCACAAAAGTCAGACATGCAGATAGATACAATTCTGGTGATGCTTTTTCTATGAATTCCTCTGGGAGTTCATATCATGTACATTCAGCG CAGAAACCATTCTCAAGGGTGAAAGAAGGCTCTTCTGTTAGACCTAAAGGTACAACACTTGAACGGGCTATACGCGATCTCGAAATGATAGTGGCTGAAT GTAGACCACCAACTCTTATTGTTCGAGATGCAGATCCTGCATTTCAAAGCATCAAAAGGAGACTTCCCCAGCCTGTAAAACAGAAGCTTGCTAAAGTAGCCCGATTATCG GCGAGCCAAGGTAAAATTTCAGAAGATGAGTTGGTAGATCGACTTATGGGCATTCTAGGTCACCTAATGCAGCGCAAGACATTGAAG AAAAACATGCGAGCAATGGTTGAGTTAGGCAATTCAGCAAAACAGCAGAAAGCCAATAGATTCGAACAGATAAAAAAGGAGGTTAATGAGATGGTTAGAGCACGGGTTTCTCAGTTGAAGTCCCAG TTGGCTGAGCAACAAGAAGGTTCAACTATTGACTTTAGGGAAACCAATAATGATGAAAGAAGAGCCCTGAAAGGAAGTATGGATTCTTCACTAGAAGACAAAATTTGTGAACTCTATGATTTGTATGTTGAG GGAATGGACGAGGACAAAGGCCCTCAAAGCAGGAAACTCTATTTAGAG CTTGCAGAATTGTGGCCAAATGGTTACATGGATAACATAGGCATCAAAGATGCTATTTACAGATCGAAAGAAAGGAAAAGAGCACTTTTGCAGCATAAG GCTCGTGATGAAGagagaatcaaaagaaaaaagtTGGCTTCCGCGATTAGAGCAGGCGAATCCAGTCCAGCTTCTCAATCACGGGGTTCACAAGAGAAGACATTTCCTGCCATTGATACAGCTGCCAA GCTAGAAATGCTGATGCGAGAACAAACCACGAGGATGTAA
- the LOC122009403 gene encoding ubinuclein-1-like isoform X2, which yields MDSAARASSSSFPTTSSASAAAPPLPHLPTAAVAAVAPSSSAAASLQNEPPPTDGAQRLRFSVTLKPGETTIVSWKRLLKDNDKGQRSPPVAALADRPLAAQSGEVDAPSAADPKDAVPPPNRFSAVIEKIERLYVGNQSSDEELDGIPDDDQYDTEDSFIDDAELDEYFQVDKMSTKHNGYFVNKGKLEQIESSLTPKEAPKKRRRKDTPKLHGDGSHIIVSNDPANAGKVRAKDAARSSSVAGRKLNHAKVYASYGEHYNEEGRSLKYRPKATTTVSKRKSVDFTTTSEEQSIARLPYKDISSTPSGLKDFDKHKANVGTSHRSRASDFLDQAHRDKGQVYFQSKKLLNGGTREASTKVRHADRYNSGDAFSMNSSGSSYHVHSAKPFSRVKEGSSVRPKGTTLERAIRDLEMIVAECRPPTLIVRDADPAFQSIKRRLPQPVKQKLAKVARLSASQGKISEDELVDRLMGILGHLMQRKTLKKNMRAMVELGNSAKQQKANRFEQIKKEVNEMVRARVSQLKSQLAEQQEGSTIDFRETNNDERRALKGSMDSSLEDKICELYDLYVEGMDEDKGPQSRKLYLELAELWPNGYMDNIGIKDAIYRSKERKRALLQHKARDEERIKRKKLASAIRAGESSPASQSRGSQEKTFPAIDTAAKYLPTTKLVPNQVLCSTSTAVDATLPYTNSIQPVSKNSDKARNADARTNHEDVKKNLRRKMESESSETRVHPDKLLSQHAMDKQKSPKLPDETNASNHPKPNPESAGPPGSDQAN from the exons ATGGATTCCGCCGCTAgggcttcctcctcttccttccccaCCACTTCTTCCGCTTCCGCTGCCGCCCCGCCGCTGCCGCATCTCCCGACGGCAGCGGTGGCAGCAGTGGCGCCTTCGTCATCGGCTGCCGCCTCCCTGCAGAACGAGCCGCCGCCTACTGACGGGGCCCAGAGGCTTCGGTTCTCGGTGACCCTCAAGCCCGGGGAGACCACCATTGTGTCCTGGAAGCGTTTGCTTAAGGATAACGACAAGGGGCAAAGATCCCCTCCCGTTGCTGCCCTCGCTGACCGGCCCCTCGCTGCTCAGTCCGGAGAAGTCGATGCG CCTTCAGCAGCAGATCCAAAAGATGCAGTTCCGCCTCCAAACCGCTTTAGCGCAGTTATAGAGAAGATTGAACGCCTGTACGTG GGAAACCAAAGTAGTGATGAAGAACTTGATGGCATCCCAGATGATGATCAATATGACACGGAGGATTCATTTATAGATGATGCTGAATTG gATGAGTACTTTCAAGTAGACAAAATGTCGACAAAACATAATGGATATTTTGTCAACAAAGGAAAGTTAGAGCAAAT TGAGTCTAGCTTGACACCTAAAGAGGCAccaaagaaaaggagaagaaaggatACGCCCAAGCTGCATGGCGATGGTAGTCATATCATAGTTTCTAATGACCCAGCAAATGCTGGCAAAGTACGAGCTAAAGATGCTGCTAGGAGCAGTTCAGTGGCGGGAAGGAAATTAAATCATGCAAAAGTTTATGCATCATATGGTGAACATTACAATGAGGAAGGAAGATCGTTAAAATATCGACCAAAAGCTACTACAACAGTCAGTAAAAGGAAATCTGTGGATTTCACCACCACATCAGAAGAACAATCAATCGCAAGACTACCATATAAAGACATTTCATCTACACCTTCTGGGTTGAAGGATTTTGATAAGCATAAAGCCAATGTTGGAACTTCTCACAGGTCAAGGGCAAGTGACTTTTTAGACCAAGCACATCGTGATAAAGGACAAGTATATTTTCAGTCAAAAAAGTTGCTAAATGGTGGAACTAGGGAGGCATCCACAAAAGTCAGACATGCAGATAGATACAATTCTGGTGATGCTTTTTCTATGAATTCCTCTGGGAGTTCATATCATGTACATTCAGCG AAACCATTCTCAAGGGTGAAAGAAGGCTCTTCTGTTAGACCTAAAGGTACAACACTTGAACGGGCTATACGCGATCTCGAAATGATAGTGGCTGAAT GTAGACCACCAACTCTTATTGTTCGAGATGCAGATCCTGCATTTCAAAGCATCAAAAGGAGACTTCCCCAGCCTGTAAAACAGAAGCTTGCTAAAGTAGCCCGATTATCG GCGAGCCAAGGTAAAATTTCAGAAGATGAGTTGGTAGATCGACTTATGGGCATTCTAGGTCACCTAATGCAGCGCAAGACATTGAAG AAAAACATGCGAGCAATGGTTGAGTTAGGCAATTCAGCAAAACAGCAGAAAGCCAATAGATTCGAACAGATAAAAAAGGAGGTTAATGAGATGGTTAGAGCACGGGTTTCTCAGTTGAAGTCCCAG TTGGCTGAGCAACAAGAAGGTTCAACTATTGACTTTAGGGAAACCAATAATGATGAAAGAAGAGCCCTGAAAGGAAGTATGGATTCTTCACTAGAAGACAAAATTTGTGAACTCTATGATTTGTATGTTGAG GGAATGGACGAGGACAAAGGCCCTCAAAGCAGGAAACTCTATTTAGAG CTTGCAGAATTGTGGCCAAATGGTTACATGGATAACATAGGCATCAAAGATGCTATTTACAGATCGAAAGAAAGGAAAAGAGCACTTTTGCAGCATAAG GCTCGTGATGAAGagagaatcaaaagaaaaaagtTGGCTTCCGCGATTAGAGCAGGCGAATCCAGTCCAGCTTCTCAATCACGGGGTTCACAAGAGAAGACATTTCCTGCCATTGATACAGCTGCCAAGTACCTCCCAACCACTAAGCTTGTTCCTAATCAAGTTTTGTGTTCAACCAGCACAGCCGTGGATGCAACACTACCTTATACTAATTCTATCCAACCTGTATCGAAAAATTCTGACAAGGCTAGAAATGCTGATGCGAGAACAAACCACGAGGATGTAAAGAAaaatttgagaaggaagatggaATCTGAGTCGAGCGAGACCCGTGTTCATCCCGATAAGCTCCTGTCTCAGCATGCCATGGATAAACAAAAGTCTCCTAAGCTTCCTGATGAAACAAATGCAAGCAATCATCCTAAGCCGAACCCTGAATCGGCTGGCCCTCCAGGTTCTGACCAGGCAAACTGA
- the LOC122009403 gene encoding ubinuclein-1-like isoform X6: protein MDSAARASSSSFPTTSSASAAAPPLPHLPTAAVAAVAPSSSAAASLQNEPPPTDGAQRLRFSVTLKPGETTIVSWKRLLKDNDKGQRSPPVAALADRPLAAQSGEVDAPSAADPKDAVPPPNRFSAVIEKIERLYVGNQSSDEELDGIPDDDQYDTEDSFIDDAELDEYFQVDKMSTKHNGYFVNKGKLEQIESSLTPKEAPKKRRRKDTPKLHGDGSHIIVSNDPANAGKVRAKDAARSSSVAGRKLNHAKVYASYGEHYNEEGRSLKYRPKATTTVSKRKSVDFTTTSEEQSIARLPYKDISSTPSGLKDFDKHKANVGTSHRSRASDFLDQAHRDKGQVYFQSKKLLNGGTREASTKVRHADRYNSGDAFSMNSSGSSYHVHSAQKPFSRVKEGSSVRPKGTTLERAIRDLEMIVAECRPPTLIVRDADPAFQSIKRRLPQPVKQKLAKVARLSASQGKISEDELVDRLMGILGHLMQRKTLKKNMRAMVELGNSAKQQKANRFEQIKKEVNEMVRARVSQLKSQLAEQQEGSTIDFRETNNDERRALKGRNGRGQRPSKQETLFRACRIVAKWLHG from the exons ATGGATTCCGCCGCTAgggcttcctcctcttccttccccaCCACTTCTTCCGCTTCCGCTGCCGCCCCGCCGCTGCCGCATCTCCCGACGGCAGCGGTGGCAGCAGTGGCGCCTTCGTCATCGGCTGCCGCCTCCCTGCAGAACGAGCCGCCGCCTACTGACGGGGCCCAGAGGCTTCGGTTCTCGGTGACCCTCAAGCCCGGGGAGACCACCATTGTGTCCTGGAAGCGTTTGCTTAAGGATAACGACAAGGGGCAAAGATCCCCTCCCGTTGCTGCCCTCGCTGACCGGCCCCTCGCTGCTCAGTCCGGAGAAGTCGATGCG CCTTCAGCAGCAGATCCAAAAGATGCAGTTCCGCCTCCAAACCGCTTTAGCGCAGTTATAGAGAAGATTGAACGCCTGTACGTG GGAAACCAAAGTAGTGATGAAGAACTTGATGGCATCCCAGATGATGATCAATATGACACGGAGGATTCATTTATAGATGATGCTGAATTG gATGAGTACTTTCAAGTAGACAAAATGTCGACAAAACATAATGGATATTTTGTCAACAAAGGAAAGTTAGAGCAAAT TGAGTCTAGCTTGACACCTAAAGAGGCAccaaagaaaaggagaagaaaggatACGCCCAAGCTGCATGGCGATGGTAGTCATATCATAGTTTCTAATGACCCAGCAAATGCTGGCAAAGTACGAGCTAAAGATGCTGCTAGGAGCAGTTCAGTGGCGGGAAGGAAATTAAATCATGCAAAAGTTTATGCATCATATGGTGAACATTACAATGAGGAAGGAAGATCGTTAAAATATCGACCAAAAGCTACTACAACAGTCAGTAAAAGGAAATCTGTGGATTTCACCACCACATCAGAAGAACAATCAATCGCAAGACTACCATATAAAGACATTTCATCTACACCTTCTGGGTTGAAGGATTTTGATAAGCATAAAGCCAATGTTGGAACTTCTCACAGGTCAAGGGCAAGTGACTTTTTAGACCAAGCACATCGTGATAAAGGACAAGTATATTTTCAGTCAAAAAAGTTGCTAAATGGTGGAACTAGGGAGGCATCCACAAAAGTCAGACATGCAGATAGATACAATTCTGGTGATGCTTTTTCTATGAATTCCTCTGGGAGTTCATATCATGTACATTCAGCG CAGAAACCATTCTCAAGGGTGAAAGAAGGCTCTTCTGTTAGACCTAAAGGTACAACACTTGAACGGGCTATACGCGATCTCGAAATGATAGTGGCTGAAT GTAGACCACCAACTCTTATTGTTCGAGATGCAGATCCTGCATTTCAAAGCATCAAAAGGAGACTTCCCCAGCCTGTAAAACAGAAGCTTGCTAAAGTAGCCCGATTATCG GCGAGCCAAGGTAAAATTTCAGAAGATGAGTTGGTAGATCGACTTATGGGCATTCTAGGTCACCTAATGCAGCGCAAGACATTGAAG AAAAACATGCGAGCAATGGTTGAGTTAGGCAATTCAGCAAAACAGCAGAAAGCCAATAGATTCGAACAGATAAAAAAGGAGGTTAATGAGATGGTTAGAGCACGGGTTTCTCAGTTGAAGTCCCAG TTGGCTGAGCAACAAGAAGGTTCAACTATTGACTTTAGGGAAACCAATAATGATGAAAGAAGAGCCCTGAAAGGAA GGAATGGACGAGGACAAAGGCCCTCAAAGCAGGAAACTCTATTTAGAG CTTGCAGAATTGTGGCCAAATGGTTACATGGATAA
- the LOC122009403 gene encoding ubinuclein-1-like isoform X4 — translation MCYMLPGRAFSPPSAADPKDAVPPPNRFSAVIEKIERLYVGNQSSDEELDGIPDDDQYDTEDSFIDDAELDEYFQVDKMSTKHNGYFVNKGKLEQIESSLTPKEAPKKRRRKDTPKLHGDGSHIIVSNDPANAGKVRAKDAARSSSVAGRKLNHAKVYASYGEHYNEEGRSLKYRPKATTTVSKRKSVDFTTTSEEQSIARLPYKDISSTPSGLKDFDKHKANVGTSHRSRASDFLDQAHRDKGQVYFQSKKLLNGGTREASTKVRHADRYNSGDAFSMNSSGSSYHVHSAQKPFSRVKEGSSVRPKGTTLERAIRDLEMIVAECRPPTLIVRDADPAFQSIKRRLPQPVKQKLAKVARLSASQGKISEDELVDRLMGILGHLMQRKTLKKNMRAMVELGNSAKQQKANRFEQIKKEVNEMVRARVSQLKSQLAEQQEGSTIDFRETNNDERRALKGSMDSSLEDKICELYDLYVEGMDEDKGPQSRKLYLELAELWPNGYMDNIGIKDAIYRSKERKRALLQHKARDEERIKRKKLASAIRAGESSPASQSRGSQEKTFPAIDTAAKYLPTTKLVPNQVLCSTSTAVDATLPYTNSIQPVSKNSDKARNADARTNHEDVKKNLRRKMESESSETRVHPDKLLSQHAMDKQKSPKLPDETNASNHPKPNPESAGPPGSDQAN, via the exons ATGTGCTACATGCTCCCGGGACGTGCGTTCTCTCCA CCTTCAGCAGCAGATCCAAAAGATGCAGTTCCGCCTCCAAACCGCTTTAGCGCAGTTATAGAGAAGATTGAACGCCTGTACGTG GGAAACCAAAGTAGTGATGAAGAACTTGATGGCATCCCAGATGATGATCAATATGACACGGAGGATTCATTTATAGATGATGCTGAATTG gATGAGTACTTTCAAGTAGACAAAATGTCGACAAAACATAATGGATATTTTGTCAACAAAGGAAAGTTAGAGCAAAT TGAGTCTAGCTTGACACCTAAAGAGGCAccaaagaaaaggagaagaaaggatACGCCCAAGCTGCATGGCGATGGTAGTCATATCATAGTTTCTAATGACCCAGCAAATGCTGGCAAAGTACGAGCTAAAGATGCTGCTAGGAGCAGTTCAGTGGCGGGAAGGAAATTAAATCATGCAAAAGTTTATGCATCATATGGTGAACATTACAATGAGGAAGGAAGATCGTTAAAATATCGACCAAAAGCTACTACAACAGTCAGTAAAAGGAAATCTGTGGATTTCACCACCACATCAGAAGAACAATCAATCGCAAGACTACCATATAAAGACATTTCATCTACACCTTCTGGGTTGAAGGATTTTGATAAGCATAAAGCCAATGTTGGAACTTCTCACAGGTCAAGGGCAAGTGACTTTTTAGACCAAGCACATCGTGATAAAGGACAAGTATATTTTCAGTCAAAAAAGTTGCTAAATGGTGGAACTAGGGAGGCATCCACAAAAGTCAGACATGCAGATAGATACAATTCTGGTGATGCTTTTTCTATGAATTCCTCTGGGAGTTCATATCATGTACATTCAGCG CAGAAACCATTCTCAAGGGTGAAAGAAGGCTCTTCTGTTAGACCTAAAGGTACAACACTTGAACGGGCTATACGCGATCTCGAAATGATAGTGGCTGAAT GTAGACCACCAACTCTTATTGTTCGAGATGCAGATCCTGCATTTCAAAGCATCAAAAGGAGACTTCCCCAGCCTGTAAAACAGAAGCTTGCTAAAGTAGCCCGATTATCG GCGAGCCAAGGTAAAATTTCAGAAGATGAGTTGGTAGATCGACTTATGGGCATTCTAGGTCACCTAATGCAGCGCAAGACATTGAAG AAAAACATGCGAGCAATGGTTGAGTTAGGCAATTCAGCAAAACAGCAGAAAGCCAATAGATTCGAACAGATAAAAAAGGAGGTTAATGAGATGGTTAGAGCACGGGTTTCTCAGTTGAAGTCCCAG TTGGCTGAGCAACAAGAAGGTTCAACTATTGACTTTAGGGAAACCAATAATGATGAAAGAAGAGCCCTGAAAGGAAGTATGGATTCTTCACTAGAAGACAAAATTTGTGAACTCTATGATTTGTATGTTGAG GGAATGGACGAGGACAAAGGCCCTCAAAGCAGGAAACTCTATTTAGAG CTTGCAGAATTGTGGCCAAATGGTTACATGGATAACATAGGCATCAAAGATGCTATTTACAGATCGAAAGAAAGGAAAAGAGCACTTTTGCAGCATAAG GCTCGTGATGAAGagagaatcaaaagaaaaaagtTGGCTTCCGCGATTAGAGCAGGCGAATCCAGTCCAGCTTCTCAATCACGGGGTTCACAAGAGAAGACATTTCCTGCCATTGATACAGCTGCCAAGTACCTCCCAACCACTAAGCTTGTTCCTAATCAAGTTTTGTGTTCAACCAGCACAGCCGTGGATGCAACACTACCTTATACTAATTCTATCCAACCTGTATCGAAAAATTCTGACAAGGCTAGAAATGCTGATGCGAGAACAAACCACGAGGATGTAAAGAAaaatttgagaaggaagatggaATCTGAGTCGAGCGAGACCCGTGTTCATCCCGATAAGCTCCTGTCTCAGCATGCCATGGATAAACAAAAGTCTCCTAAGCTTCCTGATGAAACAAATGCAAGCAATCATCCTAAGCCGAACCCTGAATCGGCTGGCCCTCCAGGTTCTGACCAGGCAAACTGA